Proteins encoded within one genomic window of Paenarthrobacter sp. JL.01a:
- a CDS encoding zinc-dependent alcohol dehydrogenase family protein has product MYAALLRVPGPIENHPLEYSEVPEPVPGPGEVAISVLECGVCRSNLHMIEGEWLPGTPAALPIIPGHEVIGRVKALGPGVSNLAVGDRIGVQPIWSTCGSCEHCFGGHEQRCRRRQITGETRDGGYAEVMLAKANFACKIPDSLSDTEAAPLLCPGITAYGALKKARLRPGRNVAVFGIGGVGHLALQMAAITGARVNAVSRRPKARALAEELGAHGSYVPSGSEGGLVLRDGSQDAAIVFAPSDQAVAEALRVIKPGGRVILGVSQSVGGMDIGDEKTIVGTVLGTRQDMADVLDLAVDGKLHAVHEDFPLSEANLVLQRLKNGQLQGRAVLVPGA; this is encoded by the coding sequence ATGTACGCCGCCCTCCTCCGGGTCCCCGGCCCCATCGAGAACCATCCGCTGGAGTACAGCGAGGTCCCCGAACCCGTTCCGGGACCCGGGGAAGTTGCGATCAGTGTGCTCGAATGCGGGGTCTGCCGGTCCAACCTGCACATGATCGAAGGCGAATGGTTGCCGGGCACGCCCGCCGCGCTGCCCATCATCCCCGGCCACGAAGTCATCGGCCGGGTGAAGGCCCTGGGTCCCGGCGTGTCCAACCTCGCGGTGGGCGACCGGATCGGCGTCCAGCCCATCTGGTCTACCTGCGGCAGCTGTGAACACTGCTTCGGTGGCCATGAACAGCGTTGTCGACGGCGCCAAATCACCGGAGAGACACGCGACGGAGGATACGCCGAAGTCATGCTGGCCAAGGCCAACTTCGCGTGCAAGATCCCCGATTCTCTTTCCGATACCGAAGCAGCGCCATTACTGTGCCCTGGCATCACGGCCTACGGCGCCTTGAAAAAGGCACGTTTGCGTCCCGGCCGGAACGTGGCTGTATTCGGCATCGGCGGAGTTGGCCATCTGGCGCTGCAAATGGCTGCCATCACCGGCGCCCGCGTCAACGCCGTATCCCGCAGGCCCAAGGCCCGTGCACTCGCCGAAGAACTCGGCGCCCATGGAAGCTATGTGCCCTCCGGCAGCGAAGGAGGTTTGGTGCTTCGGGACGGATCGCAGGACGCAGCTATCGTGTTCGCGCCGTCGGACCAGGCCGTGGCCGAAGCGCTGCGTGTCATCAAACCCGGGGGCCGCGTGATCCTCGGGGTGTCCCAATCAGTGGGCGGCATGGACATCGGTGACGAGAAGACCATCGTGGGAACGGTCCTGGGAACCCGCCAGGACATGGCGGACGTACTCGACTTGGCAGTGGACGGCAAGCTCCATGCCGTCCACGAAGACTTCCCCCTCAGCGAGGCCAACCTGGTTCTGCAAAGACTGAAGAACGGCCAGTTGCAGGGGCGGGCAGTACTGGTCCCGGGGGCATGA
- a CDS encoding nitrilase-related carbon-nitrogen hydrolase has product MVDPYAVVALSNTVHTIKKREDAIENTKRICDFMDPAVMVAATDGAPVKLVVLPEMAIQGMLPDFKAGNREAHEAFAMTIPGPETEILGQKARQLNTYIAAELYLVRDDDFPGHLFNVAFIIDPNGDVIYKRYKSTSDAYEGGALGTTNPHDIWDEFIQKRGNGSLLDAFFPVAKTEIGNIGYIICHEGAYPETSRGLAMNGAELIIRGTLIEPQVGMGMWELQNRAHAMFNQAVVIAPNLGPQRNDDGSLFDLFGGQSMIVDHKGRVLVKNEGVSGGDSFVSTVVDLEALRRSRAANGVTNWFKDLRTEMYAGIYEQPIYQKNQYLNELPAEGWLAREAKRRGMNIQNLMDRGLLTAPSSN; this is encoded by the coding sequence ATGGTTGACCCGTATGCCGTCGTGGCATTGTCCAACACCGTACACACCATCAAGAAGCGCGAAGACGCCATCGAAAACACCAAGCGGATCTGTGACTTCATGGACCCGGCCGTTATGGTGGCGGCAACCGATGGTGCGCCCGTGAAGCTCGTTGTCCTGCCGGAGATGGCCATCCAGGGCATGCTTCCGGACTTCAAAGCAGGCAACCGCGAGGCCCACGAAGCTTTCGCCATGACCATCCCGGGCCCGGAAACAGAGATCCTCGGGCAGAAGGCCCGCCAGCTCAACACCTACATCGCCGCGGAACTCTACTTGGTCCGCGACGACGACTTCCCCGGCCACCTCTTCAACGTAGCCTTCATCATCGACCCCAACGGCGACGTCATCTACAAGCGTTACAAGTCCACGTCCGACGCTTACGAAGGCGGCGCCTTGGGCACCACCAACCCGCACGACATCTGGGATGAATTCATTCAGAAGCGCGGCAACGGCAGCCTTCTGGATGCGTTCTTCCCGGTCGCCAAGACCGAAATCGGCAACATCGGCTACATCATCTGCCACGAGGGCGCCTACCCGGAGACCTCACGTGGCCTTGCGATGAACGGAGCCGAACTCATCATCCGCGGCACGCTCATCGAACCGCAGGTCGGAATGGGTATGTGGGAGCTGCAGAACCGCGCCCACGCCATGTTCAACCAGGCCGTGGTGATCGCCCCGAACCTTGGACCACAGCGCAACGACGATGGCAGCCTCTTCGACCTCTTCGGCGGGCAGTCGATGATTGTTGACCACAAGGGCCGGGTGCTGGTGAAGAACGAAGGCGTCAGCGGCGGTGACTCCTTCGTGAGCACCGTAGTCGACCTGGAGGCGCTGCGACGCTCCCGGGCCGCCAATGGCGTCACCAACTGGTTCAAGGATCTGCGCACCGAGATGTACGCCGGGATTTACGAACAGCCGATTTACCAGAAGAACCAATACCTCAACGAGCTTCCGGCCGAAGGCTGGCTTGCCCGCGAGGCCAAGCGCCGTGGCATGAACATTCAGAACCTCATGGACCGCGGGCTCCTCACCGCGCCATCGAGCAACTAG
- a CDS encoding GMC family oxidoreductase: MTETAEAIVVGLGASGGIIAEQLTKAGIRVLALDKGPVHTTEEFTFKQDEVKYYSRGSLVPQLATDPVTWRPDEKSTARLLPWAAGVRGNSEPLHLPPSIGPGGGTLHWGGASWRHRDADFRMKSLIEERFGPDALDEDSTMVDWPIGYEDLEPYYDRVEWELGVSGRAGNVKGAPDPEGNPYESPRERGFPMPPLRTAPADDRFKAACQRLGYRPFQQPAAVASTDYKSLKGCEYCGFCHGFLCHVNAKQSSRITSVEAALQTGNLEIRSNSRAFRLDRDPSGRRITGVSYFDAEGNVHQVRSNLVVVACYALENSRLLLASGINANGQVGRNFMTHSFGWCSVVLPEFSNPFMAPLVAASVVDDLNCDGVPDNDEGVLWGSVLTSIPGDLQPIEAAHNLPPGMRRWGQGFKDWFSENYRRLMGIHNQVPSFPSKKYYCDLDPVVKDKFGQPALRITHDWSEHDLASLRYFEKVKRAIADEMGATQFWSEPTPPAYHLSTHEVGTHRMGENPADSVVDIFGESHECKGLYVVGGGQFPTLSGYNPTQTLQALAYLSADHILEKV, from the coding sequence ATGACTGAGACTGCAGAGGCCATCGTCGTCGGGCTGGGAGCATCCGGCGGGATTATCGCCGAACAGTTGACCAAGGCCGGGATCCGGGTGCTGGCCCTCGACAAAGGTCCCGTGCACACAACCGAGGAATTCACCTTCAAGCAGGATGAAGTCAAGTACTACTCGCGCGGCTCCCTTGTCCCGCAACTGGCAACCGACCCCGTCACTTGGCGGCCGGACGAGAAGTCCACGGCACGCCTGCTCCCCTGGGCTGCAGGGGTACGGGGTAACAGCGAACCACTCCACTTGCCGCCTTCCATAGGTCCGGGCGGCGGAACCCTGCACTGGGGCGGCGCCTCCTGGCGCCACCGGGATGCGGACTTCCGGATGAAATCCCTGATCGAGGAACGGTTTGGACCAGATGCCCTCGATGAGGACTCCACCATGGTGGACTGGCCGATCGGCTACGAGGACCTCGAACCCTACTACGACCGCGTGGAGTGGGAACTTGGAGTCTCGGGCCGGGCAGGCAACGTCAAGGGTGCGCCGGACCCGGAAGGCAACCCCTACGAATCCCCCCGTGAGCGGGGCTTCCCAATGCCCCCGCTGCGCACTGCGCCGGCCGACGACCGGTTCAAGGCGGCCTGCCAGCGCCTCGGGTACCGCCCCTTCCAGCAGCCGGCGGCCGTAGCATCCACCGACTACAAGTCGCTCAAGGGCTGCGAGTACTGCGGTTTCTGCCACGGCTTCCTGTGCCACGTCAACGCCAAGCAGTCGAGCCGCATCACGTCAGTCGAGGCCGCGCTGCAGACAGGCAACCTGGAAATCCGCTCCAACTCGCGGGCCTTCAGGCTGGACCGTGACCCCTCCGGCCGCCGGATTACCGGAGTTTCCTACTTCGATGCCGAGGGCAACGTCCACCAAGTGCGATCCAATCTGGTGGTAGTGGCGTGCTACGCCCTGGAAAACAGCCGCCTGCTGCTCGCCTCCGGCATCAACGCCAACGGACAAGTGGGCCGGAACTTCATGACGCACAGTTTCGGCTGGTGCAGTGTGGTCCTGCCGGAGTTCAGCAACCCCTTCATGGCACCCTTGGTTGCCGCCAGTGTCGTGGACGACCTGAACTGCGACGGAGTGCCTGACAACGATGAAGGTGTGCTGTGGGGATCGGTTCTCACCAGCATTCCCGGGGACCTCCAACCCATTGAGGCTGCCCACAACCTTCCGCCCGGCATGCGCCGCTGGGGCCAGGGATTCAAGGATTGGTTCTCCGAGAACTACCGCCGCCTCATGGGCATCCACAACCAAGTACCCAGCTTCCCGTCCAAGAAGTACTACTGCGACCTTGATCCGGTAGTGAAGGACAAGTTCGGCCAGCCGGCCCTGCGTATTACGCATGACTGGTCCGAGCACGATCTGGCCTCCTTGAGGTACTTCGAGAAGGTCAAGCGTGCCATTGCCGACGAAATGGGCGCCACGCAGTTCTGGTCGGAACCAACACCCCCGGCCTACCACCTGTCCACCCACGAAGTGGGAACACATCGGATGGGCGAGAATCCCGCGGATTCCGTCGTCGACATTTTCGGTGAATCCCACGAATGCAAGGGTCTGTACGTCGTGGGAGGCGGCCAGTTCCCCACCCTGTCCGGATACAACCCGACCCAGACCCTCCAGGCCCTGGCCTATCTCAGCGCCGATCACATCCTCGAGAAAGTCTGA